The Alosa sapidissima isolate fAloSap1 chromosome 5, fAloSap1.pri, whole genome shotgun sequence genome has a window encoding:
- the micu2 gene encoding calcium uptake protein 2, mitochondrial: protein MATWRWVGIGVRNFLRRSWSKTPSLHRAVGTTALGSIVGGGLLFFYNHHAPTWKFLSHTVHAAEEEKEVEIPTPNMSPRRMRFNQFASLMYEMEPYMTPRDFLFSVLLEVVDRKLQKKVLTKEEVDIMMNTASRAKAGNNLFRNFGDNGLISYTEYLFLLTIITKPHTGFHIAFKMLDIDGNEHVDKKEFAKLKKILAKRKTKNLPESSTENVTTEDTEEVSTTLQAFFFGRNGKKKLQYKEFSRFMEDLQAEVHEMEFLQFSKGMDTMRREDFAEWLLHYTNEEDNEAYWENMRKRIPTGQSISFAEFKAFCLFTNNLEDFAFTVKMISEANRPIGMAQFKRAVKIATGHELSENVLDTVFKIFDMDGDNCLSHKEFIGVMTDRVLRGLRVQPNHGLSDYWRCVKRETLKGAQEALGETGSPF, encoded by the exons ATGGCGACCTGGCGCTGGGTCGGTATAGGTGTGCGAAACTTTTTACGGAGATCCTGGTCCAAAACCCCGTCTCTGCACCGCGCAGTTGGCACTACTGCTTTAGGATCTATCGTCGGAGGGGGGCTGTTATTTTTCTATAATCACCATGCACCGACCTGGAAGTTTTTGTCACACACCGTCCACGcagcagaggaagagaag GAGGTTGAGATCCCCACGCCTAATATGTCGCCAAGGCGAATGCGCTTCAATCAGTTTGCCTCATTGATGTACGAAATGGAACCTTACATGACTCCACGAGACTTCCTCTTCTCTGTCCTCCTGGAGGTTGTTGACC GTAAACTACAAAAGAAAGTCTTAACCAAAGAG GAAGTTGACATAATGATGAACACTGCATCACGGGCTAAGGCTGGAAACAACTTATTCAGGAACTTTGGTGATaatg GCCTGATCTCCTACACAGAGTACTTGTTTCTGCTGACCATTATCACCA AGCCTCACACTGGATTTCATATAGCTTTCAAAATGCTTGATATCGATGGCAATGAGCATGTGGACAAAAAGGAGTTTGCAAAG TTGAAGAAAATTCTTGCGAAAAGGAAAACGAAGAATCTTCCTGAAAGTAGCACTGAG AATGTGACCACTGAGGACACAGAGGAGGTGAGCACCACCCTGCAGGCTTTCTTCTTCGGACGCAATGGCAAGAAGAAGCTTCAGTACAAAGAATTCAGCAG ATTTATGGAGGACTTGCAGGCGGAGGTGCATGAGATGGAGTTCCTGCAGTTCTCCAAGGGCATGGACACCATGCGCAGGGAGGACTTTGCCGAGTGGCTGCTGCACTACACCAACGAAGAGGATAACGAGGCCTACTGGGAGAATATGAGAAAGAGGATCCCCACTGGCCAG AGTATATCATTTGCGGAGTTTAAAGCCTTCTGTCTGTTCACCAATAACCTGGAGGACTTTGCCTTTACGGTTAAGATGATCAGTGAAGCTAACCGACCAATTGGAATGG CCCAGTTTAAGAGAGCTGTGAAGATAGCCACAGGCCACGAGCTGTCCGAGAACGTCCTGGACACTGTGTTCAAGATCTTCGACATGGACGGAGACAACTGCCTGAGCCACAAGGAGTTCATCGGTGTGATGACGGACAGGGTCCTTCGGGGACTGAGG gTCCAGCCCAACCATGGCCTCTCTGACTACTGGCGTTGTGTGAAGAGGGAGACTCTGAAAGGCGCCCAGGAGGCTCTGGGAGAAACTGGCAGTCCATTTTGA